A portion of the Chondrinema litorale genome contains these proteins:
- a CDS encoding RagB/SusD family nutrient uptake outer membrane protein, whose product MKLTKIISLTLLIVGFSTVACKDEFLEVLPTGSLSDSQLVTEAGIEGSLIATYSILLGRDGQFYNSSDNWFWGSVRGGDANKGSDSGDQSVVNEVQSYSTQTTNSEVKNKYAYTYEGIARANSTLTLLANAAEDVTDELKLRVEAEVKFLRGHYYFELKKNYNNTPYIDETWDGLTDVPNNQDLWPMIESDLEFAYNNLPETQTQIGRANKWAAAAYLGKAYLYQEKYAQALTLFNEVIASGTTPDGTPYTLIENYADLFYANNDNHAESIFAIQASVNTGSIDNANPALVLNYPYNGGPAGCCGFFQPSLELANSYRTEAGLPLLDGDYNSDPLVDDIGVAATDAFTPDQGTVDPRLDHTVGRRGIPFHDWGIHPGVAWIRLQTYGGPYSSKKWVYRESDVADGNIDNSSWTSGYTAFNVTIIRFADVLLMAAECEVEVGDLEKARTYVNMIRERAANSDTWVKLDDGSDAANYAISLYEDAWTSQSDARAAVRFERKIELAMEGQRFYDLVRWGVAEEVLDAYIAHENGELPTSPFVGADFKTNQDEYLPIPQDEIDLLGTDVLQQNTGY is encoded by the coding sequence ATGAAATTAACTAAAATCATTTCTTTAACACTGTTGATTGTTGGTTTTTCAACAGTTGCTTGTAAAGATGAATTTTTGGAAGTTTTACCTACAGGTTCACTTTCAGATTCCCAGCTTGTTACTGAAGCAGGTATTGAAGGTTCACTAATAGCTACTTATAGTATACTTTTAGGTAGAGATGGTCAGTTTTACAACTCATCTGATAACTGGTTCTGGGGTAGTGTAAGAGGCGGAGATGCAAACAAAGGATCAGATTCTGGTGACCAGTCAGTAGTAAATGAAGTACAATCTTACAGTACTCAAACAACTAACTCAGAAGTAAAAAACAAATATGCTTATACTTATGAGGGTATTGCAAGAGCAAACTCTACGCTTACTTTGTTAGCAAATGCAGCAGAAGACGTAACTGACGAATTAAAGTTAAGAGTTGAGGCAGAAGTTAAGTTTTTAAGAGGTCACTATTATTTTGAACTAAAGAAAAACTATAATAACACTCCATATATCGACGAAACTTGGGATGGTCTTACTGATGTACCTAACAACCAAGATCTATGGCCAATGATCGAGTCAGATTTGGAGTTCGCTTATAACAACCTCCCTGAGACTCAAACTCAAATTGGTAGAGCAAACAAATGGGCTGCTGCTGCTTACTTAGGTAAAGCTTATTTATATCAAGAAAAATACGCTCAAGCTTTAACTTTATTTAATGAAGTAATTGCTAGTGGTACTACTCCTGATGGAACGCCTTACACTTTAATAGAAAACTATGCTGACTTATTCTATGCAAATAATGATAACCACGCAGAATCTATCTTCGCTATTCAGGCATCAGTAAATACTGGTAGCATCGATAATGCTAACCCTGCATTAGTTCTTAACTACCCATACAATGGTGGTCCTGCTGGTTGCTGCGGTTTCTTCCAACCTAGTTTAGAGTTAGCTAACTCTTACAGAACAGAAGCTGGTTTACCTCTATTAGATGGTGATTATAATAGCGATCCATTAGTAGACGATATCGGAGTAGCTGCAACTGACGCTTTTACTCCAGATCAAGGAACTGTTGACCCAAGGTTAGACCACACTGTAGGCCGTCGTGGAATTCCTTTTCACGATTGGGGAATTCACCCAGGAGTTGCTTGGATTCGTCTTCAGACTTACGGTGGACCTTACTCTTCAAAAAAATGGGTTTACAGAGAATCTGATGTAGCTGATGGTAACATCGATAATAGTTCTTGGACTTCTGGTTACACTGCATTTAACGTAACTATTATCAGATTTGCAGATGTTTTATTAATGGCTGCTGAGTGTGAAGTAGAAGTTGGTGATCTTGAAAAAGCACGTACTTACGTAAACATGATAAGAGAAAGAGCTGCTAACTCAGATACTTGGGTTAAATTAGACGATGGTTCTGATGCTGCTAACTACGCTATTAGCCTTTACGAAGATGCGTGGACAAGCCAATCTGATGCAAGAGCGGCAGTACGATTTGAGCGTAAAATTGAGCTTGCTATGGAAGGACAAAGATTCTATGACCTAGTAAGATGGGGCGTAGCTGAAGAAGTTCTGGATGCTTATATCGCTCACGAAAATGGTGAGCTACCTACTTCTCCGTTTGTTGGAGCAGATTTTAAAACGAATCAAGACGAATACTTACCAATACCTCAAGATGAGATTGATTTGTTAGGTACTGATGTATTACAACAAAATACTGGTTACTAA
- a CDS encoding SusC/RagA family TonB-linked outer membrane protein, translated as MKVKVYLKLNRLLHLLLMSAICFTAQAQQSGSETFALNSNSKNSDFINPLQRTVSGTIISAEDGEPLPGVSILIVGTTTGTISDINGKYSINANSDQILKFSFIGFAEQEVAVGNQSVIDISLAADAEELEEIIVTGYSVDTRRETTGAVATVKSKDLTTVPSGNVEQQLQGRVAGVTVITNGQPGTTSQIRVRGFGAFSGNEPLYVVDGVPVTSTEFLNPDDIESTTVLKDASAASIYGARAANGVIVYTTKQGKKGVQKLKVTYDGMVGFTDPGKGFESLNPQDFAEWTWKAIENTAIQNKADVTYSHPQFGTGTSPQIPDYLLVGNVSGFNGTLNLDEERAKYNVDPEKGDIYQVVRPNVSGTDWYDAITRTAFLTRHSIGLSGGGEGNRFYIGLGAQEQDGILIHQKFRRYTARINSEFDILPNLRIGQNFQGTYRQIRVLLDDDGNGGGGSSDDENVILDANRMPTIIPVYDEFGGYAGTRASGFNNPINPVAALDGDQNDRAFNGSAFGNVYLEFEPIDGLTLRSSIGGRYNGNYYWGYTRRSYENSENNSSFGYNEGSGYNFSWIFTNTANYKKIIGGYHEFDIMAGQEALNTGGGRNIAASGLNPFSQDPDFVTLSVLPADTRQVNSGYYKGVNFSSYFGRVKYTFNDKYMMSFVIRRDGSSRFGAENRYGIFPAFSAAWRISDEPFLESATFLDDLKIRAGYGIMGNSNNVDPNNQYTLYATSIGASSYDISGSNTGAAEGFYRSRIGNPSAQWEKAITKSVGFDARLFNDKVDIIVDLWQKDTEDLLFQVPVTVMNGVYATAPSQNVAKMMNKGLDIQITTRGDIGQVGFELTANGGLLKNEISELVEGLNYISGVNPDFRGIQPIRNQVGKPISAFFGYEVEGLFADETDVDAHAAQEGAAPGRFKYKDLNDDGTIDSEDRTYLGAPVPKFTGGLNIKLDYKNFSLETYSFMSLGGKIFNQSKWFTHFYTSFAGSNKSAAVKDSWTFEDPNSDIPIFENVSNFSTNTQANSWYVESGSYFRMQNITLAYNFPAAALSKLKMERLRVFAGLNNIFTITGYSGLDPSVGGDADTQFGIDLGNYPITRSFTFGVNVGL; from the coding sequence ATGAAAGTGAAAGTTTACCTAAAGCTAAATAGGCTTTTACATCTATTACTTATGTCGGCGATTTGCTTTACAGCGCAGGCACAGCAAAGTGGTTCAGAGACCTTTGCTTTAAATAGTAATAGTAAGAACAGTGATTTCATTAACCCACTACAAAGAACAGTTTCAGGAACAATCATTTCAGCGGAAGATGGTGAGCCTTTACCTGGTGTCAGTATTCTTATAGTTGGTACAACTACAGGTACCATTTCAGATATTAATGGTAAGTATTCCATTAATGCGAATAGCGATCAAATTTTAAAGTTCAGCTTTATTGGTTTTGCAGAACAAGAAGTAGCCGTTGGCAATCAGTCAGTTATTGATATTTCTTTAGCGGCAGATGCAGAAGAACTCGAAGAGATTATTGTTACTGGTTATTCGGTAGATACTCGTAGAGAAACAACTGGTGCAGTAGCAACAGTTAAGTCTAAAGATTTAACTACAGTGCCATCTGGTAACGTTGAGCAGCAGTTACAAGGTAGAGTAGCTGGTGTAACGGTTATTACAAACGGACAGCCTGGTACTACTAGCCAGATTCGTGTAAGAGGTTTTGGTGCATTTAGTGGTAACGAACCACTTTATGTTGTAGATGGTGTTCCAGTAACATCTACTGAGTTCCTTAACCCAGACGACATTGAGTCTACTACAGTATTGAAAGATGCTTCTGCAGCTTCTATCTATGGTGCTCGTGCTGCAAACGGTGTAATTGTTTACACTACTAAGCAAGGGAAAAAAGGTGTACAGAAACTTAAAGTTACTTACGATGGCATGGTAGGCTTTACCGATCCAGGTAAAGGTTTTGAATCTTTAAACCCTCAAGACTTTGCAGAATGGACTTGGAAAGCAATTGAAAACACTGCAATTCAAAACAAAGCAGATGTAACTTATAGTCATCCTCAGTTCGGTACTGGTACTAGTCCTCAAATTCCAGATTATTTGTTAGTCGGGAACGTTTCCGGTTTTAATGGTACCTTAAACCTTGACGAAGAAAGAGCAAAATACAATGTTGATCCAGAGAAAGGTGACATCTACCAAGTAGTTAGACCAAATGTTTCTGGAACTGACTGGTACGATGCAATTACAAGAACGGCTTTCTTAACTAGACACTCTATTGGTCTTTCTGGCGGTGGTGAAGGTAACCGTTTCTACATTGGTTTAGGTGCGCAAGAGCAAGATGGTATTCTAATCCATCAAAAATTCAGAAGATACACTGCTAGAATTAACTCAGAGTTTGACATTCTACCAAACTTAAGAATTGGTCAGAACTTCCAAGGAACTTACCGTCAGATTAGAGTATTACTAGATGACGACGGAAACGGCGGTGGTGGTTCTTCAGATGATGAAAACGTAATTCTTGATGCAAACAGAATGCCTACTATCATTCCTGTTTATGACGAATTCGGTGGCTATGCAGGCACAAGAGCTTCTGGTTTTAATAACCCAATTAACCCAGTTGCTGCACTAGATGGCGACCAAAACGATAGAGCATTTAATGGAAGTGCTTTTGGTAACGTATACTTAGAGTTCGAACCAATCGATGGTTTAACATTGCGTTCAAGCATTGGTGGTAGATATAATGGAAACTACTACTGGGGATATACTCGCCGCAGTTATGAGAACTCAGAAAACAACTCTTCTTTCGGTTATAACGAAGGCTCTGGATACAATTTCTCTTGGATTTTCACTAATACTGCTAACTACAAAAAAATTATTGGTGGTTACCACGAATTCGATATCATGGCTGGTCAGGAAGCACTAAACACTGGTGGAGGAAGAAATATCGCTGCATCAGGTTTAAATCCTTTCTCTCAAGACCCTGACTTTGTAACTCTAAGCGTATTACCGGCTGATACAAGACAAGTAAATAGTGGTTATTACAAAGGTGTAAACTTCTCATCTTACTTCGGTCGTGTAAAATATACCTTCAACGACAAATACATGATGTCTTTCGTAATTCGTCGTGATGGTTCTTCAAGATTTGGTGCAGAAAACAGATACGGTATATTCCCTGCATTCTCAGCAGCATGGAGAATTTCAGATGAGCCATTCTTAGAAAGTGCTACTTTCTTAGACGATTTAAAAATTCGTGCTGGTTATGGTATCATGGGTAACTCAAATAACGTAGACCCTAACAACCAGTACACTCTATATGCAACTTCTATCGGAGCTTCTTCTTACGATATTTCTGGTTCAAACACAGGTGCTGCAGAAGGTTTCTACAGATCTAGAATTGGTAACCCTTCAGCTCAGTGGGAAAAAGCGATCACTAAAAGTGTAGGTTTTGATGCTCGTCTTTTCAATGACAAAGTAGACATTATTGTAGACTTATGGCAAAAAGACACTGAAGACTTATTATTCCAAGTTCCAGTTACAGTAATGAACGGTGTTTATGCTACTGCTCCTTCTCAGAACGTAGCTAAAATGATGAACAAAGGTCTTGATATTCAAATCACTACAAGAGGCGATATTGGTCAAGTAGGTTTCGAACTAACTGCTAATGGTGGTCTCTTAAAAAATGAGATTTCTGAACTTGTTGAAGGTCTTAATTATATTTCTGGTGTTAACCCAGACTTTAGAGGTATCCAACCAATCAGAAACCAAGTAGGAAAACCAATCTCAGCATTCTTCGGATACGAAGTAGAAGGTCTTTTTGCAGATGAGACTGATGTAGATGCTCATGCAGCTCAAGAAGGTGCAGCTCCTGGTAGATTTAAGTACAAAGATTTAAATGATGATGGTACAATTGATTCTGAAGACCGTACTTATCTTGGTGCACCAGTTCCTAAATTTACTGGTGGTTTAAACATCAAGTTAGACTATAAAAACTTCTCTCTCGAAACTTATTCTTTCATGTCTTTAGGTGGCAAAATCTTTAATCAGTCTAAGTGGTTTACTCACTTCTATACTTCTTTCGCTGGTTCTAATAAGAGTGCAGCAGTTAAAGATTCTTGGACATTTGAAGATCCAAACAGCGATATTCCAATATTCGAAAACGTTTCTAACTTCTCTACAAACACCCAAGCTAACTCTTGGTACGTAGAATCAGGTTCTTATTTCCGTATGCAAAACATCACTTTAGCATACAACTTCCCTGCTGCTGCATTAAGCAAGTTAAAAATGGAAAGACTTAGAGTGTTTGCAGGTTTGAATAACATTTTTACAATTACTGGTTATTCTGGACTTGACCCAAGTGTAGGTGGTGATGCAGATACGCAATTCGGTATCGACTTAGGTAACTACCCTATCACAAGAAGTTTCACTTTCGGTGTTAATGTTGGTCTATAA
- a CDS encoding AraC family transcriptional regulator: MEPFLEKIPNQVGESFFSLRRVSREMTWGWHFHSEFELCWSEKGYGKRLVGNSIEMFEEDDMVFMGENLPHSFHTASEFANKKNGLYVQNVVIQFKKEIFGKFLHIHELKKINEMLQAATYGFQIKGELKEKLKVIIEKMINETGFAKMNSLLLLLNEIAERPEDCRKLSTLKYSRITNPETNRIGNVFQYLQKNFKKNITLQEVAEVANLTPNAFCKYFKRRTNKSFIEYLNELRINYSCELIMTDKYSIKEIADLTGFNNRSNFNRQFIKLVGKTPSQFSKEYKSTII; this comes from the coding sequence ATGGAACCCTTTTTAGAGAAAATTCCAAACCAAGTAGGAGAGTCTTTTTTCTCTTTAAGAAGAGTAAGTAGAGAGATGACTTGGGGCTGGCATTTTCATTCTGAATTCGAATTATGTTGGTCTGAAAAAGGATATGGAAAGCGCCTAGTGGGAAACAGTATTGAAATGTTTGAAGAAGATGATATGGTATTTATGGGTGAAAATTTACCCCATTCTTTTCATACTGCTTCTGAGTTTGCCAACAAGAAAAATGGATTATATGTGCAAAATGTAGTGATCCAATTTAAAAAAGAAATCTTTGGCAAGTTTTTACACATCCATGAGCTCAAAAAAATAAATGAAATGTTGCAAGCTGCAACTTATGGCTTTCAAATTAAAGGTGAGTTAAAAGAAAAGCTTAAAGTAATTATAGAAAAAATGATAAATGAAACAGGCTTTGCTAAAATGAATTCGCTGCTTCTACTTTTAAATGAAATTGCAGAGCGCCCCGAAGATTGTAGGAAGCTTTCTACTTTAAAATATTCCAGAATTACCAATCCGGAGACAAATCGCATTGGAAATGTTTTTCAATATCTTCAAAAGAATTTCAAGAAAAATATAACTCTACAAGAGGTTGCAGAAGTTGCTAACCTTACACCTAATGCTTTCTGTAAATATTTTAAGCGTAGAACTAACAAATCGTTTATAGAATATTTGAATGAATTGAGAATCAATTACAGTTGTGAGCTAATTATGACTGATAAATATTCTATTAAAGAAATTGCAGATTTAACAGGTTTTAATAATAGGTCTAATTTTAATAGGCAATTTATTAAATTGGTTGGTAAAACACCTTCTCAGTTCTCTAAAGAATACAAAAGCACAATTATATAA
- a CDS encoding GNAT family N-acetyltransferase, producing MSSFNISEGSIAQVVEVSKLIAEFSKPYKEDEYVKRLHTKKHLILIAKQNDKIIGFKVGYAKNENTFYSWMGGVLAEYRKSGVALALMQAQEEWAKKHHFNCIEIKTRNCFKGMLILCIKQNYLIVSIENKENTEQNRIILQKQL from the coding sequence ATGTCTTCATTTAATATCTCTGAAGGTAGCATTGCGCAAGTAGTCGAGGTTTCTAAGTTAATCGCGGAGTTTTCTAAGCCTTATAAAGAAGATGAATATGTAAAAAGGCTGCATACTAAAAAGCATCTTATACTTATAGCCAAGCAAAACGATAAAATAATCGGTTTTAAAGTTGGCTATGCTAAAAACGAAAATACATTCTATTCTTGGATGGGTGGAGTACTAGCCGAGTATAGAAAATCTGGAGTTGCATTGGCATTAATGCAAGCACAAGAAGAGTGGGCTAAAAAACATCATTTTAACTGTATTGAGATTAAAACCAGAAACTGTTTTAAAGGAATGCTGATATTATGCATCAAACAAAATTATTTAATAGTTTCTATTGAAAACAAAGAAAATACTGAGCAAAATAGAATAATCTTACAGAAGCAATTATAA
- a CDS encoding methylated-DNA--[protein]-cysteine S-methyltransferase, producing MGNFSTTAFETPLGYLLIRGDENAIYEISFYDDKIEISEETTEVVELCKTQLIEYFDKKRNQFDFPMNLVGTDFQKEVWKELKEIPYGNTISYKKLAENLGNVKKIRAAASANGKNPIAIVVPCHRVIGADGSMTGYASGVWRKKWLLEHEGAIAKQANQLSLF from the coding sequence ATGGGAAATTTTTCAACTACTGCTTTCGAAACACCTTTGGGTTATTTATTAATTCGTGGTGATGAAAATGCTATTTACGAAATTTCTTTTTATGATGATAAAATAGAAATTAGTGAAGAAACAACAGAAGTTGTAGAATTATGCAAAACTCAACTTATAGAATATTTTGATAAAAAAAGAAATCAATTCGATTTCCCAATGAACTTGGTTGGTACCGATTTTCAAAAAGAAGTTTGGAAAGAGTTAAAAGAAATTCCTTATGGAAATACAATTAGTTATAAGAAACTAGCCGAAAACCTAGGCAATGTAAAAAAGATTCGGGCTGCTGCTTCTGCTAATGGCAAAAACCCAATAGCCATAGTTGTTCCCTGCCATAGGGTAATTGGTGCAGATGGAAGCATGACGGGTTATGCAAGTGGTGTTTGGCGTAAAAAATGGTTACTAGAACACGAAGGTGCCATAGCGAAACAAGCAAATCAGTTAAGTCTGTTTTAA
- a CDS encoding ATP-binding protein has protein sequence MEINKDFLKNLPFIQELPLEEIDWLIKYGTVKRIYAKENLFSLGDNVDEMFIVLEGKIQVMLKYSGQWLPIAVYEKGSVSGLLPFSRMKKAPGSGIALEDSSVLLIHRDDFASMEHDAPVLLKRCVDLMKDRTREGERRQQQQEKLQALGKLSAGIAHEINNPASAISRFSDLLSKQLDDLQSITMNLIDLKSDSSKLYEAYQILTSCSTNEAVKLSILERSTLEDEVGFWLEDHGIEDNIELSEDLVDIGVTEDELEELEDVIDANEMEVVIKWVINMINAKKITSEIAQGSNRIVNLVSSVKTYSHMDRANDLEELDVSDGIKSTIAMLKHKIRAKGIILEYKLLSEMPKINGKQGELNQVWTNLIDNAIDALETRGTLKIEAEQQGEFLYIFIIDNGSGIDKDIQDKIFDPFFTTKAVGKGTGLGLDIVLRIVKSHNGSIKVESEKGNTKFTVCFPVATKP, from the coding sequence ATGGAAATTAATAAGGACTTTCTCAAAAATCTACCATTTATACAAGAATTACCATTAGAAGAAATCGACTGGTTAATTAAGTATGGTACTGTAAAAAGAATTTATGCAAAGGAAAATTTATTTTCATTAGGTGATAATGTAGATGAAATGTTCATTGTATTGGAGGGTAAAATTCAGGTGATGCTAAAATACAGTGGCCAATGGTTGCCAATTGCAGTGTATGAGAAAGGTTCTGTATCAGGTTTATTACCGTTTTCTAGAATGAAAAAGGCTCCGGGAAGTGGAATTGCTTTGGAAGACTCAAGTGTTTTACTCATACATAGAGACGATTTTGCAAGTATGGAACACGATGCGCCAGTGTTGTTAAAACGCTGTGTAGATTTAATGAAAGACCGCACTCGAGAAGGTGAAAGACGGCAGCAGCAGCAAGAAAAACTACAAGCGCTAGGAAAACTTTCGGCAGGTATCGCACATGAAATAAACAATCCAGCCTCTGCCATAAGTCGCTTTTCAGATTTACTAAGTAAGCAGCTCGACGACTTACAATCAATTACAATGAATCTGATAGACTTAAAATCTGATTCTTCTAAACTTTATGAAGCATATCAAATTCTAACCAGTTGTAGTACCAACGAGGCTGTAAAATTGAGTATTTTAGAAAGAAGTACTTTAGAAGATGAAGTTGGCTTTTGGTTAGAAGATCATGGAATAGAAGATAACATTGAGCTTTCTGAAGATTTGGTAGATATTGGCGTAACAGAAGATGAGCTTGAAGAATTAGAAGATGTAATAGATGCCAATGAAATGGAAGTGGTAATTAAGTGGGTAATAAATATGATAAATGCAAAAAAGATTACTTCTGAAATTGCACAGGGTTCAAACAGAATTGTAAATCTCGTTTCATCTGTTAAAACCTATTCTCATATGGATAGGGCAAATGATTTAGAAGAACTTGATGTATCTGATGGAATAAAAAGCACCATTGCTATGCTTAAGCATAAAATCCGAGCTAAAGGTATCATCTTGGAATATAAACTTTTGAGCGAAATGCCAAAAATAAATGGCAAGCAAGGTGAATTAAATCAAGTTTGGACTAACCTGATTGATAATGCTATTGATGCTTTAGAAACGAGAGGCACTTTAAAGATAGAAGCAGAACAGCAAGGTGAGTTTTTGTACATCTTTATTATTGATAATGGAAGTGGCATAGATAAAGATATCCAGGATAAAATTTTCGATCCTTTTTTCACGACAAAAGCGGTTGGAAAGGGTACAGGTTTAGGTTTGGATATCGTATTGCGAATTGTGAAATCTCATAATGGTAGTATTAAAGTAGAATCTGAAAAAGGAAATACAAAGTTTACAGTTTGTTTTCCGGTTGCTACTAAACCTTAA
- a CDS encoding sulfatase family protein has protein sequence MRINYFFCLTLLATITLFSCSNSQKNQPQKPNILFAIADDATFMHMSAYGCTWVNTPAFDQVANNGLLFMNGYTPNAKCAPSRACIITGRNSWQLEEAGNHWAFFPSKYKSFPEALKENGYFTGYTAKGWAPGVALDEAGKKRELTGKAFNQIKTTPPAKHISDNNYAENFKAFLDSVPENKPFCFWYGSIEPHRAYEFEAGIKKGNKKVTDISSVPPFWPDNDSVRTDMLDYAFELEYFDKHLGKMLATLKERGELDNTIVIVTSDNGMPFPRAKGQAYEYSNHLPLAIMWPAGIKKTGRKITDFVSFIDLAPTFLEAAGLTIKTSGMLPITGKSLLSIFKSEKEGQIDAERNYVLIGKERHDIGRPNDAGYPIRGIVKDNLLYIHNFETERWPAGNPETGYLNIDGSPTKSVLINNRKNKELSEYWNFAMGKRIQEELYRLDVDAACMNNLSLNPEYTDIMQQLKEQLFNELKKQGDPRMFGKGEVFDNYTYADSSGVNFYKRYMNGEKMKTGWVNDSDFEKEFKSFEN, from the coding sequence ATGCGCATAAATTACTTTTTCTGCTTAACCTTATTAGCTACAATCACATTATTTTCTTGTTCAAACTCTCAAAAAAACCAACCACAAAAACCTAATATACTCTTTGCTATAGCAGACGATGCTACCTTTATGCATATGAGTGCTTATGGATGCACATGGGTAAACACACCTGCGTTTGATCAGGTTGCTAACAACGGTTTACTATTTATGAATGGCTATACTCCAAATGCAAAATGTGCCCCTTCTAGAGCTTGTATTATTACAGGTAGAAATTCGTGGCAATTGGAAGAAGCCGGAAACCACTGGGCATTTTTCCCTTCAAAATATAAATCTTTTCCCGAAGCACTAAAAGAAAACGGATACTTTACAGGATACACCGCAAAAGGTTGGGCTCCCGGAGTAGCTTTAGACGAAGCCGGTAAAAAAAGAGAACTTACAGGTAAAGCATTCAATCAAATAAAAACAACTCCACCCGCCAAACATATTTCCGATAATAATTATGCAGAAAACTTTAAAGCATTTCTAGATTCTGTTCCCGAAAATAAGCCTTTCTGTTTTTGGTATGGTTCTATAGAACCTCATCGGGCTTATGAGTTTGAGGCAGGTATAAAAAAAGGAAATAAAAAGGTTACTGATATAAGCAGTGTTCCGCCCTTTTGGCCAGATAATGATTCGGTGAGAACAGATATGCTCGACTATGCTTTTGAACTCGAATATTTCGATAAGCACTTAGGTAAGATGTTAGCTACATTAAAAGAGCGTGGAGAACTCGATAATACTATTGTAATAGTGACTTCTGATAATGGAATGCCATTCCCAAGAGCAAAAGGGCAAGCTTATGAATACTCGAACCATTTGCCACTGGCAATTATGTGGCCAGCGGGTATTAAAAAAACCGGTAGAAAAATAACAGACTTTGTAAGTTTTATCGACTTAGCTCCCACTTTTTTAGAAGCTGCCGGATTAACAATTAAAACAAGTGGTATGCTTCCAATAACAGGTAAAAGTCTCCTTTCTATTTTTAAATCAGAGAAAGAGGGACAAATTGATGCTGAGAGAAATTATGTTTTAATCGGTAAAGAAAGACATGATATTGGCAGACCTAATGATGCGGGTTATCCGATACGAGGAATAGTAAAAGACAATTTGCTTTACATACATAATTTTGAAACAGAAAGATGGCCCGCAGGTAACCCAGAAACAGGCTATTTAAATATTGATGGAAGCCCCACCAAATCGGTATTGATCAATAACAGAAAAAACAAAGAACTCTCTGAATACTGGAATTTTGCAATGGGTAAAAGAATACAGGAAGAATTGTATCGATTAGACGTGGATGCTGCTTGTATGAATAACCTGAGCCTAAACCCAGAATACACAGATATTATGCAGCAATTAAAAGAACAATTATTTAATGAACTAAAAAAACAGGGCGATCCCAGAATGTTTGGCAAAGGAGAAGTATTTGATAACTATACCTATGCTGATAGTAGCGGTGTAAACTTCTATAAGAGATATATGAATGGAGAAAAAATGAAAACTGGCTGGGTAAACGATTCAGATTTTGAGAAAGAATTTAAATCTTTCGAAAATTAA
- a CDS encoding creatininase family protein, whose protein sequence is MKKPRPFILAETNWKSVKETKFDVAVLPWGATEAHNYHLPYATDSIQNEYVAAVAAEKAWTKGAKVIVLPNVPFGVNTGQLDVDLCINMNLSTQIAVLKDIVDVLSRQKIQKLIIMNGHGGNNFKQVIREMSFFYPDVFVCAFNWFKATDWNEYFDEPGDHAGEMETSAIMHIAPELVLPLEEAGDGYAKKFKLKAFKEGWVQAQRAWTQVTKDTGVGNPYAASAKKGEKFLNACADNIANFFLELGETPLDEIYE, encoded by the coding sequence ATGAAAAAACCAAGACCCTTTATCCTCGCCGAAACCAACTGGAAAAGTGTAAAAGAAACCAAGTTTGATGTAGCAGTTTTACCTTGGGGAGCAACAGAAGCTCACAATTACCATCTACCTTATGCTACCGATAGCATACAAAATGAATATGTAGCCGCAGTAGCTGCCGAAAAAGCTTGGACAAAAGGCGCTAAAGTGATAGTGCTACCCAATGTGCCATTCGGAGTAAACACTGGCCAGCTCGATGTAGACTTATGTATAAACATGAACTTAAGTACACAAATAGCTGTGCTCAAAGATATCGTAGATGTGCTTTCAAGACAGAAAATACAAAAGCTGATTATTATGAATGGGCACGGTGGCAACAACTTTAAACAGGTGATTAGAGAAATGTCTTTCTTTTACCCTGATGTATTTGTTTGTGCATTTAACTGGTTTAAAGCTACCGACTGGAATGAGTATTTTGATGAGCCCGGTGACCATGCCGGAGAAATGGAAACTTCTGCCATTATGCATATTGCCCCAGAATTAGTTTTACCACTCGAAGAAGCCGGAGATGGTTATGCTAAAAAGTTTAAGTTAAAAGCCTTTAAAGAAGGTTGGGTACAAGCGCAACGTGCATGGACTCAAGTGACTAAAGATACCGGAGTTGGCAACCCTTATGCTGCTTCAGCAAAAAAAGGAGAAAAGTTTCTGAATGCATGTGCAGATAATATTGCTAATTTTTTCTTAGAGTTAGGAGAAACACCTCTAGACGAGATATACGAGTAA